The following are encoded together in the Panicum virgatum strain AP13 chromosome 6K, P.virgatum_v5, whole genome shotgun sequence genome:
- the LOC120711766 gene encoding uncharacterized protein LOC120711766, with protein sequence MENLIKLYHDWEIQLLVLLSFQIQIFLFFTGGLRRRSINMLLRLSIWIAYLGADMIAVYALGYLSQHKDATMAEDTMRGTQPLAFFWAPFLLIHLGGQDTITAFAMEDNNLWLRHLLNLVVQVVLSLYVFWKSIRKHSVELLVSGIFVFVAGIIKYGERTWSLKCGSFKSLQSSTGNHCKHRFPELIDGDAGYCNTVCTGLHSMLDVLNFFSGRTLFVGDRVRFGREGLGTWLPNQVLKVLAVELGMMYDDLYTKALVLRTRSGITLRCISQLSASVAFALFLAGKKHKYSRDDIAITYLLFVGTFFLELCALFMFMMSPWTWAWLKSRKYERLARYSWSLFSSSLIGWPEKRSLWSNAMGQYNLRGWFEESGKPKSCGQRVMNMTRKLATSISVDKEKIFWLSKLLDTEYVKADKVMECLVEATSNFVRQPYEFQRTREWPNLDPLLRYAQVFYIADFGFAIVFMHMVTELHLSKYPCPDMEADVAEDIVVLVEICQKLSRYMMHLLLTLPSLLPLNASAVATLNKWQADMMENDIMTELKGLDPQPGKEALEEIKDVWVRLTIYAAAKSQPEMHAAQLARGGEPLTFVWLQLAHYNCGEFGFSRIELTRDRSKHSIFYVLQLNEVVVEGSGFP encoded by the exons ATGGAGAACCTGATCAAACTATATCATGATTGGGAAATTCAGTTGCTAGTGCTTCTAAGTTTTCAAATACAAATATTTCTATTCTTCACTGGTGGCCTTCGTCGCCGAAGCATCAACATGTTGCTGAGACTCTCTATTTGGATAGCTTATTTGGGAGCAGACATGATAGCTGTTTATGCCCTTGGCTACCTCTCACAGCATAAGGATGCCACCATGGCAGAGGACACAATGAGGGGAACCCAGCCACTAGCTTTCTTCTGGGCTCCCTTCCTCCTCATCCATCTAGGTGGGCAGGACACTATCACTGCTTTTGCCATGGAGGACAACAACTTGTGGTTGAGGCATTTATTGAATCTCGTGGTGCAGGTTGTCCTATCTTTATATGTTTTCTGGAAGTCGATTAGAAAACACAGTGTGGAACTTCTAGTTTCAGGTATCTTTGTGTTTGTTGCGGGGATTATCAAATATGGAGAAAGGACATGGTCTCTCAAGTGTGGGAGCTTTAAAAGTCTTCAGAGCTCCACTGGAAATCACTGTAAGCATCGGTTTCCAGAATTGATTGATGGGGATGCTGGTTATTGTAACACTGTCTGCACTGGTCTGCATTCAATGCTAGATGTCCTTAATTTCTTCTCTGGCCGAACCTTGTTTGTTGGTGATCGGGTGAGGTTTGGTCGTGAAGGTTTGGGAACTTGGCTACCcaaccaagtgctcaaggtgCTTGCAGTCGAACTTGGTATGATGTATGATGATCTCTACACCAAGGCTCTTGTGCTCAGAACAAGGAGTGGCATTACACTTCGTTGTATCTCCCAGTTATCTGCTTCAGTTGCCTTCGCGCTCTTCCTTGCAGGCAAGAAACATAAGTACAGTAGGGATGATATTGCAATCACCTATTTACTATTTGTCGGCACATTCTTCCTGGAATTGTGTGCATTGTTTATGTTCATGATGTCGCCATGGACCTGGGCATGGTTGAAATCTCGAAAATATGAGAGGCTTGCCCGGTATTCTTGGTCTCTTTTCTCCAGCAGCCTCATTGGATGGCCAGAGAAGAGGTCATTGTGGTCAAATGCAATGGGACAGTACAACTTGAGGGGTTGGTTTGaggagagtggcaaaccaaagTCCTGTGGCCAACGAGTGATGAACATGACCAGAAAGTTGGCAACATCAATCAGTGTTGATAAGGAGAAAATATTTTGGCTTAGCAAGCTATTAGACACGGAGTATGTTAAGGCGGATAAGGTGATGGAGTGTCTCGTGGAGGCCACCAGCAACTTTGTCCGTCAACCCTATGAGTTTCAGAGGACCCGGGAATGGCCAAATCTTGACCCTCTCTTAAGATATGCACAAGTTTTTTACATCGCAGATTTTGGTTTTGCTATTGTCTTTATGCATATGGTCACTGAGCTACACCTGAGCAAATACCCCTGCCCAGACATGGAAGCAGATGTAGCAGAAGATATTGTTGTTTTGGTGGAGATCTGCCAGAAACTTTCCCGCTACATGATGCACCTCCTGCTCACCCTCCCTTCCCTGCTGCCTCTCAATGCTAGCGCGGTGGCTACGCTGAATAAGTGGCAAGCTGACATGATGGAGAATGATATCATGACAGAATTGAAAGGGCTTGATCCCCAGCCGGGCAAGGAAGCACTAGAGGAGATCAAGGATGTATGGGTGCGGCTCACCATTTATGCTGCTGCCAAGTCACAGCCGGAGATGCATGCAGCACAACTGGCAAGAGGAGGGGAGCCCCTTACTTTTGTTTGGCTGCAGCTAGCGCACTATAACTGCGGGGAATTCGGGTTCAGTAGGATTGAGCTTACCCGTGATCGCTCCAAACATTCGATATTCTATGTCTTACAACTCAATG AGGTGGTCGTGGAGGGCTCAGGTTTTCCTTGA
- the LOC120711768 gene encoding protein ECERIFERUM 26-like: MVAELAGGGGGDMPVHSYRLSTVVPGSVTGEAVDYELADADLLHKLHYLRAVHVFRAPAPGDAAAALAVRELKEPMFPWLDMYFPVSGRLRRRQAAAGGEGGAAAAGRPYVRCNDCGVRVVEAAIDATVEEWLEQEAERGGMCKALAYDKVIGPELFFSPLLYVQFTNFKCGGMAVGFTWAHLIGDIPSAAACFSTWAQLLSGKKAPAPTLRDPHTKPPPAAPAGATAPPSVKAAAAPVGDDWRVPTACEMVSISFHVTEQQLKRLLLGGRRHHQVGTFELVAALVWRAVAAIRGAEEEAATRTVTVVKTADPAAAPGGGGGRLGLTNEHRIGHAVAPAGLLPAAAADVAELAAVLAGASLDGAGAVAAAALAGADDADAVVYGANLTFVDAEGVDVYGGLELGARRPAHVEYAVDGAGAGGAAVVHRDAGGRGRTVAAAVRRGEADRLRAALRDALRVA; this comes from the exons ATGgttgccgagctcgccggcggcggcggcggcgacatgcCCGTGCACAGCTACCGGCTGTCGACGGTGGTGCCGGGGTCGGTGACGGGGGAGGCGGTGGACTACGAGCTCGCGGACGCCGACCTGCTGCACAAGCTGCACTACCTCCGCGCGGTGCACGTGTTCCGCGCCCCGGCGCCgggggacgccgccgcggcgctcgccGTCCGGGAGCTCAAGGAGCCCATGTTCCCGTGGCTGGACATGTACTTCCCCGTCAGcggccggctgcggcggcgccaggcggcggccggcggcgaggggggcgcggcggcggcggggcggccgtaCGTGCGGTGCAACGACTGCGGCGTGCGCGTCGTGGAGGCCGCCATCGACGCCACCGTGGAGGAGTGGCTGGAGCAGGAGGCGGAACGCGGCGGCATGTGCAAGGCGCTGGCCTACGACAAGGTCATCGGGCCGGAGCTCTTCTTCTCGCCGCTGCTCTACGTGCAG TTCACCAACTTCAAGTGCGGCGGGATGGCTGTCGGCTTCACGTGGGCGCACCTCATCGGCGacatcccctccgccgccgcctgcttcaGCACGTGGGCGCAGCTCCTCAGCGGCAAGAAGGCCCCGGCACCCACCCTGCGCGACCCGCAcaccaagccgccgccggccgcacctGCCGGCGCGACGGCCCCGCCGTCggtcaaggccgccgccgcgcccgtcggCGACGACTGGAGGGTCCCCACCGCCTGTGAAATGGTGTCCATCTCCTTCCACGTCACCGAGCAGCAGCTGAAGCGCCTCCTGCTCGGCGGGCGCCGTCATCATCAGGTGGGCACGTTCGAGCTCGTCGCGGCGCTGGTGTGGCGCGCGGTGGCCGCGATCCggggcgccgaggaggaggcggcgacgcgCACGGTGACCGTCGTGAAGACTGCCgacccggcggccgcgccgggcggcggcggcggccgcctcggGCTGACCAACGAGCACCGCATCGGCCACGCCGTCGCCCCGGCCGGcctgctgccggcggcggcggccgacgtcgcggagctggcggcggtgctggccgGCGCGAgcctcgacggcgccggcgcggtcgcggccgcggcgctggcGGGGGCGGACGACGCCGACGCGGTCGTGTACGGCGCCAACCTGACGTTCGTGGACGCCGAGGGCGTGGACGTGTACGGCGGGCTGGAGCTCGGCGCGCGGCGCCCCGCGCACGTGGAGTACGCcgtggacggcgccggcgccggcggcgcggccgtcgtgcaccgcgacgccggcgggcgcggccgcaccgtcgcggccgccgtgcgccggGGCGAGGCggaccgcctccgcgccgcgctccGTGACGCGCTGCGCGTTGCCTGA